A genomic segment from Paenibacillus sp. FSL K6-1096 encodes:
- a CDS encoding anti-sigma-F factor Fin family protein: MAIHYVCRHCRTFLGSIGRSDITEMQLGLHSLTPAERRDIIAYDSEGEITVKVTCDYCKQALEYNPELSLLASPLQ, translated from the coding sequence ATGGCAATACACTATGTATGCAGGCATTGCAGGACATTCCTGGGAAGCATCGGCAGAAGTGACATTACAGAAATGCAGCTTGGGCTGCATTCCTTGACCCCTGCGGAGCGCAGAGATATAATAGCGTATGATTCAGAAGGCGAGATTACGGTGAAGGTGACCTGCGATTACTGCAAGCAGGCGCTGGAGTATAATCCCGAGCTCAGCCTCCTGGCCAGTCCGCTTCAGTAA
- the yabP gene encoding sporulation protein YabP yields the protein MIEPAKGMKQHDLHMRSRKQIELTGVQNVESFDSEEFLLLTELGQLTIRGTHLHIKNLNLENGLLSLEGNVHSLIYLDPGAQGKNKGILRKLFK from the coding sequence ATGATCGAGCCAGCCAAAGGAATGAAGCAGCATGATCTTCATATGCGCAGCCGCAAGCAGATTGAGCTGACAGGCGTGCAGAATGTGGAGAGCTTTGACAGTGAGGAGTTTCTGCTTCTTACAGAACTCGGCCAACTGACCATCCGGGGGACGCATTTACATATCAAGAATCTGAATCTGGAGAATGGGCTGCTGTCCCTTGAAGGCAATGTTCATTCCCTGATTTATCTCGACCCCGGTGCGCAAGGCAAAAATAAAGGGATTCTCCGCAAGCTCTTCAAATGA
- a CDS encoding HU family DNA-binding protein, protein MNKTDLVNNISEKSGLAKKDVEAVINGVLGEITEALASGDKVQLIGFGTFETRKRSGRTGRNPQSGTPIEIPESTVPAFKAGNKLKEAVN, encoded by the coding sequence ATGAACAAAACAGATCTGGTAAACAACATTTCCGAAAAAAGCGGATTGGCCAAAAAAGATGTAGAAGCTGTAATCAACGGAGTACTGGGTGAAATCACTGAAGCGCTCGCCAGCGGCGACAAGGTTCAGCTGATCGGCTTCGGCACCTTCGAAACACGCAAACGTTCCGGCCGTACCGGCCGCAACCCGCAATCGGGCACACCTATCGAAATTCCTGAATCCACTGTGCCGGCCTTCAAGGCAGGCAACAAGCTCAAAGAAGCCGTTAACTAA
- the spoVT gene encoding stage V sporulation protein T gives MKATGIVRRIDDLGRVVIPKEIRRTLRIREGDPLEIFVDRDGEVILKKYSPIGELGDFAKEYAESLYEGTGHITMITDRDSFIALAGGSKKDYLDKQVGMLLEKVMESRKTVLETNGGSYDISKDHSELLSSYVAAPIISGGDPIGCVVLLNKDDSVKMAQMEVKMAETAAAFLGKQMEQ, from the coding sequence ATGAAAGCTACTGGTATTGTTCGCCGTATTGATGACCTCGGACGGGTTGTTATCCCCAAGGAAATTAGACGCACGTTAAGGATTCGCGAAGGAGATCCTCTGGAAATTTTCGTTGACCGTGATGGCGAGGTGATCCTGAAGAAATATTCGCCGATTGGTGAGCTGGGCGATTTCGCCAAGGAATACGCAGAGTCGCTGTATGAAGGAACAGGCCATATTACCATGATTACGGACCGGGACAGCTTCATCGCGCTCGCCGGCGGCTCCAAGAAGGATTATCTGGACAAGCAGGTGGGTATGCTGCTGGAGAAGGTGATGGAGAGCCGTAAGACAGTGCTTGAGACCAATGGCGGCAGCTATGACATCAGCAAAGACCACTCGGAGTTGTTATCGAGTTATGTGGCGGCCCCCATTATCTCCGGCGGTGATCCCATCGGCTGCGTAGTGCTGCTGAACAAGGATGATTCGGTTAAAATGGCGCAGATGGAAGTGAAGATGGCCGAAACAGCCGCCGCCTTCCTGGGTAAGCAGATGGAGCAATAA
- the mfd gene encoding transcription-repair coupling factor, whose amino-acid sequence MLQGLIEAFSKDSDFQSVTSGLAAGMKEQLISGLSGSARQIMLAALHEQTGRPLLVVTHNMFSAQKMAEDLQEALSPDRVLLYPANELVAAEAAVSSPETLAQRIDVLTRCAQGFRGVVVVPYSGVRRLLPAPHVMAEAQLTVSQDSTLVLDDFLLSMIEMGYERVERVENRGELSVRGGIIDFYPMTSPLAYRVELFDDEVDSIRTFDPMDQRSIDKVNSVKITPAKEIIADQLRQDAASSAASAMLERQLEKMTDRQAKLRLREEIGRELEMLRQGTYFPEVYKYISLLYPERTHLYDYMAEDTVLILDEPARLLETAKQLERDESEWNLHLLQNGKNLPELHLSVENDVIMYSRPFQSLFMSTFLRQVPHIQPQNILGFISRGMQDFHGQMNVLKSEMERWHKSGVKVIMLANGEERIERVRRVLDDYGIEEPTILQGNLGSGFELPSIHLAVITEGEMFSQKQRKARKVTKGMDNAERIKSYTELKIGDYVVHQNHGIGKYMGIGTLEVSGIHRDYMHILYAGGDKLSVPIDQIDLIQKYVGSEDKEPKVYKLGGNEWTRVTSKVRSSVQDIADDLIKLYAERQSALGYGFEKDTQEQREFEEMFPYEETRDQLRAIEEIKKDMEQNRPMDRLLCGDVGYGKTEVAIRAAFKSAIEGKQVAVLVPTTILAQQHYETFRERFANYPLNIQVLSRFRSRKEQNETIKGVRQGTVDVVIGTHRLLSQDLVFKDLGLLIVDEEQRFGVTHKEKLKKLKTNVDVLTLTATPIPRTLHMSMLGVRDLSVIETPPENRFPVQTYVVEHSQTLIREAVERELARGGQVYYLYNRVQGIQEMAAQISMLVPEARVGIGHGQMSESELEKTILDFLDGEYDVLVSTSIIETGVDIPNVNTLIVHDADKMGLSQLYQLRGRVGRSNRIAYAYFTYQRDKVLTEVAEKRLQSIKEFTELGSGFKIAMRDLSIRGAGNLLGAEQHGFIASVGFDLYSQMLAEEIRKRKVSVLGEEDTSLKQGNTVIDLSIDAYLPSEYIYDSIQKIEIYKKVAAVASFEDAAELEDELLDRFGELPESVVNLLSVARLKVYGKLYGMESVVRRGDEVSLNFHEGSIGAFDTAKLAKVGNSFERRVQFDKDAKATIRIKVKDLGDKELLDLLEQFLAAAGQSLKSKGELHNVVK is encoded by the coding sequence TTGTTACAAGGTCTTATAGAAGCTTTTTCCAAGGATTCTGATTTCCAGTCTGTCACCAGCGGCCTGGCTGCAGGCATGAAAGAACAGCTCATCTCCGGCTTATCCGGCTCCGCCAGACAGATTATGCTGGCTGCGCTGCATGAACAGACCGGACGGCCGCTGCTTGTAGTAACCCACAATATGTTCTCCGCCCAGAAGATGGCCGAGGATTTGCAGGAAGCGCTTTCCCCGGACCGGGTGCTGCTCTATCCGGCCAATGAGCTGGTGGCTGCCGAAGCGGCGGTCTCCAGTCCCGAGACGCTGGCGCAGCGGATTGATGTGCTGACCCGATGCGCCCAGGGCTTCCGCGGCGTTGTGGTCGTGCCTTATTCCGGTGTACGGAGACTGCTCCCCGCCCCCCATGTGATGGCGGAGGCCCAGCTCACCGTGTCACAGGACAGCACGCTTGTGCTGGATGACTTCCTGCTGTCCATGATAGAGATGGGCTACGAGCGGGTGGAGCGGGTAGAGAACCGCGGCGAGCTTAGTGTCCGCGGAGGAATCATCGATTTCTATCCTATGACTTCTCCACTGGCGTACCGGGTGGAGCTGTTTGATGATGAGGTAGACTCCATACGTACCTTTGACCCGATGGATCAGCGCTCAATCGATAAGGTCAACAGCGTGAAGATTACACCGGCGAAGGAGATCATTGCCGACCAGCTGCGCCAGGACGCGGCTTCTTCAGCTGCGTCAGCCATGCTGGAGCGGCAGCTGGAGAAGATGACCGACCGCCAGGCCAAGCTGCGCCTGCGCGAGGAGATCGGCCGGGAGCTGGAAATGCTGCGCCAAGGCACTTATTTCCCGGAGGTCTACAAATATATCAGCCTGCTGTATCCTGAACGTACCCATCTGTATGACTATATGGCAGAGGATACGGTGCTGATTCTCGATGAGCCGGCGAGACTGCTGGAGACGGCCAAGCAGCTGGAGCGCGATGAGTCGGAGTGGAACCTGCATCTGCTGCAGAACGGCAAGAATCTGCCTGAGCTGCACCTCTCCGTCGAGAACGATGTCATTATGTACAGCCGCCCGTTCCAGAGTCTGTTCATGTCCACCTTCCTGCGCCAGGTTCCGCATATTCAGCCGCAGAACATCCTGGGCTTCATCAGCCGGGGCATGCAGGACTTCCACGGTCAGATGAATGTGCTGAAATCGGAGATGGAGCGCTGGCACAAGTCCGGGGTGAAGGTAATTATGCTCGCCAACGGCGAGGAACGGATCGAACGGGTCCGCCGGGTCCTCGACGATTACGGTATTGAGGAGCCGACCATCCTTCAGGGGAATCTCGGCTCCGGCTTTGAGCTGCCTTCCATCCATCTGGCGGTCATTACGGAAGGCGAGATGTTCTCGCAGAAGCAGCGCAAGGCCCGCAAGGTCACCAAGGGAATGGATAACGCTGAACGCATCAAGAGCTATACCGAGCTGAAGATCGGCGATTATGTGGTACACCAGAACCACGGGATCGGCAAGTACATGGGCATCGGAACGCTGGAGGTCAGCGGGATTCACCGTGACTATATGCATATTCTCTATGCCGGAGGCGACAAGCTTTCAGTTCCGATTGACCAAATTGACCTGATACAGAAATATGTCGGCTCGGAAGACAAGGAGCCGAAGGTATACAAGCTGGGCGGCAATGAATGGACGAGGGTAACCAGCAAGGTGCGCAGCTCCGTCCAGGATATCGCCGATGACCTGATCAAGCTGTACGCAGAGCGCCAGAGCGCGCTGGGCTACGGGTTCGAGAAGGATACCCAGGAGCAGCGTGAATTCGAAGAGATGTTTCCGTATGAGGAGACCCGTGACCAGCTCCGGGCGATCGAAGAGATCAAGAAGGATATGGAGCAGAACCGTCCGATGGACCGGCTGCTCTGCGGAGATGTGGGATACGGCAAGACGGAGGTGGCGATCCGGGCCGCTTTTAAATCAGCGATTGAAGGCAAGCAGGTGGCGGTCCTTGTGCCGACAACCATCCTGGCGCAGCAGCATTATGAGACCTTCCGCGAGCGCTTCGCCAATTATCCGCTGAATATTCAGGTGCTCAGCCGCTTCCGCAGCCGCAAGGAGCAGAACGAGACGATTAAGGGTGTAAGACAGGGGACTGTGGATGTGGTCATCGGGACGCACCGTCTGCTGTCGCAGGATCTGGTCTTCAAGGATCTGGGCCTCCTGATTGTCGATGAGGAGCAGCGCTTCGGGGTTACCCATAAGGAGAAGCTGAAGAAGCTGAAGACCAATGTCGATGTTCTGACCCTGACGGCCACGCCGATTCCCCGTACGCTGCATATGTCAATGCTCGGCGTGCGCGATCTGTCGGTCATTGAGACCCCGCCGGAGAACCGCTTCCCGGTTCAGACGTATGTGGTGGAGCATAGCCAGACCCTGATCCGCGAGGCGGTAGAGCGCGAGCTCGCCCGGGGCGGGCAGGTCTATTATCTGTATAACCGCGTTCAGGGCATCCAGGAGATGGCCGCACAGATCTCTATGCTGGTGCCGGAGGCGAGAGTGGGCATCGGGCACGGGCAGATGTCGGAGTCGGAGCTGGAGAAGACCATTCTCGACTTCCTGGACGGGGAGTATGATGTGCTGGTCAGCACCAGCATTATCGAGACGGGTGTCGATATTCCGAACGTCAATACGCTTATTGTGCATGATGCCGACAAAATGGGGCTGTCCCAGCTGTATCAGCTGCGCGGACGCGTAGGCCGGTCCAACCGGATTGCCTATGCTTATTTCACCTACCAGCGCGATAAGGTGCTGACAGAGGTGGCCGAGAAGCGCCTGCAGTCGATTAAGGAATTCACGGAGCTGGGTTCCGGCTTCAAAATTGCCATGCGCGACCTCTCCATCCGCGGAGCGGGCAACCTGCTCGGCGCAGAGCAGCACGGCTTCATCGCTTCGGTCGGCTTCGACCTGTATTCGCAGATGCTGGCCGAGGAAATCCGCAAGCGTAAGGTCAGCGTGCTGGGCGAAGAGGATACCTCGCTGAAGCAGGGCAATACGGTCATTGATTTGTCGATTGACGCGTATCTTCCGTCCGAGTATATTTACGACAGCATCCAGAAGATTGAAATCTACAAAAAAGTGGCTGCAGTGGCATCCTTCGAGGATGCCGCAGAGCTTGAGGATGAGCTGCTCGACCGGTTCGGCGAATTGCCGGAGTCAGTCGTTAATCTGCTCTCCGTAGCCCGGCTGAAGGTGTACGGCAAGCTGTACGGCATGGAATCGGTTGTCCGGCGCGGAGATGAGGTCTCGCTGAATTTCCATGAAGGAAGCATCGGGGCCTTTGATACGGCGAAGCTGGCCAAGGTTGGTAATAGCTTTGAAAGACGTGTACAATTTGATAAGGATGCCAAAGCCACCATCCGGATCAAGGTGAAGGATCTGGGTGACAAGGAGCTGCTGGATCTGCTGGAGCAATTCCTCGCGGCAGCCGGACAGTCTCTAAAATCGAAGGGAGAATTACACAATGTCGTTAAATAA
- the mazG gene encoding nucleoside triphosphate pyrophosphohydrolase gives MSATLTVVGLGSGNPDRLTLGIIKKLKVASAVYVRTAEHPVMAALAELEIAAESFDGLYESYSSFPEVYEAITAHLLEKAAAAPDGTEIVYAVPGHPMVAESAVSLLRERCPEAGIALTILGGESFLDEAFVRLGFDPIEGFQLLDASGMSSAQLHPELHTLIGQVYDSFTASETKLCLMEIYPPEYEVIVGHALGVEGEEQILRVPLYELDRLDGYGNLSLVYVPLNRADEVRKRSFARLHEIVQILRSPEGCPWDREQTHESLRKNLIEETYEVLETIDEDDPDHMKEELGDLLLQIMLHSQMEEELGTFSVYDVIEGLNEKLIFRHPHVFGDQAAGNAEEALQNWEGMKAEEKRRKGVKPEALSVLSGVPRDLPALMKAYKLQKKASKVGFDWGNTGDVLAKIREEVDELQEAIETGQTPEEQMLELGDLLFAATNLARFIDADPEEALTRTNRKFVSRFQYIEQRLQEKGTGVQDSSLEEMEALWQEAKGAERKPID, from the coding sequence ATGAGTGCAACATTAACCGTGGTCGGCCTGGGCTCCGGGAACCCGGACCGGCTGACGCTCGGCATTATCAAGAAGCTGAAGGTGGCCTCCGCCGTATACGTGCGGACCGCTGAGCATCCCGTCATGGCCGCTCTGGCCGAGCTGGAGATTGCCGCAGAGTCCTTCGACGGGCTGTATGAGTCATACTCCTCCTTCCCGGAGGTCTATGAAGCCATTACCGCCCATCTGCTGGAGAAGGCAGCAGCGGCCCCGGACGGCACAGAGATTGTCTATGCTGTGCCGGGCCACCCCATGGTGGCCGAATCGGCAGTGTCGCTGCTGCGCGAGCGCTGCCCGGAAGCGGGGATCGCGCTTACAATTCTAGGCGGTGAGAGCTTCCTGGATGAGGCGTTTGTCCGCCTGGGCTTTGATCCGATTGAAGGCTTCCAGCTGCTGGATGCCTCCGGCATGAGCAGCGCCCAGCTTCACCCGGAGCTGCATACCCTGATCGGCCAGGTCTACGACAGCTTCACCGCCTCCGAGACCAAGCTGTGCCTGATGGAGATCTATCCGCCGGAGTATGAGGTCATTGTGGGTCATGCGCTTGGCGTAGAGGGCGAAGAGCAGATTCTGCGCGTGCCCCTCTATGAGCTGGACCGGCTGGACGGGTACGGCAACCTGTCGCTGGTCTATGTGCCGCTTAACCGTGCCGATGAGGTCCGCAAGCGGTCTTTTGCCCGGCTGCATGAGATTGTCCAGATTCTCCGCAGCCCGGAGGGCTGTCCCTGGGACCGCGAGCAGACGCATGAATCCTTGCGCAAGAACCTGATCGAAGAGACGTATGAGGTGCTGGAGACGATTGATGAGGACGACCCGGACCATATGAAGGAGGAGCTGGGCGACCTGCTGCTCCAGATTATGCTCCACTCCCAGATGGAGGAGGAGCTGGGGACCTTCAGCGTCTATGATGTCATTGAAGGGCTGAATGAGAAGCTGATCTTCCGCCATCCGCATGTGTTCGGCGATCAGGCGGCCGGCAATGCCGAGGAGGCGCTGCAGAACTGGGAGGGCATGAAGGCCGAGGAGAAGCGCCGCAAGGGCGTGAAGCCGGAAGCCCTGTCTGTGCTGAGCGGCGTGCCGCGTGATCTGCCTGCACTAATGAAGGCGTACAAGCTGCAGAAGAAGGCCTCCAAGGTCGGCTTCGATTGGGGCAACACCGGTGATGTATTGGCCAAAATCCGCGAGGAGGTGGACGAGCTGCAGGAAGCGATTGAAACGGGGCAGACTCCCGAAGAGCAGATGCTGGAGCTGGGTGATCTGCTGTTCGCCGCCACCAATCTTGCGCGCTTTATCGATGCCGATCCGGAAGAGGCCCTGACCCGCACCAACCGCAAATTCGTGTCCCGCTTCCAGTATATTGAGCAGCGTCTGCAGGAGAAGGGTACAGGGGTGCAGGACAGCAGCCTGGAGGAGATGGAGGCCCTCTGGCAGGAGGCTAAGGGAGCCGAGCGCAAGCCGATAGATTAG
- the yabQ gene encoding spore cortex biosynthesis protein YabQ has protein sequence MNPAVQWITLIYMLLAGIAMGLAYDSYRVLSLKLGFPKWLNALLDLLYWVASALLVFRLLYAGNQGQLRFYVILGLFLGVWIYFLIFSIPVRRFVVMLIQSVQYMCRLLWRFIQIAVGRPILWLWRLIKGTLRLIGRVLLYIFKLLLRLTKPIWVLPVRWVSPHLHRLSHSTRVRRITEWISGWRQR, from the coding sequence ATGAATCCCGCAGTCCAATGGATCACCCTGATCTACATGCTGCTGGCCGGCATTGCCATGGGACTGGCCTATGACAGCTACCGGGTGCTGTCGCTGAAGCTGGGCTTTCCCAAATGGCTGAATGCGCTGCTGGATCTGCTGTACTGGGTGGCTTCGGCTCTGCTTGTCTTCCGTCTGCTGTATGCCGGAAATCAGGGACAATTGAGGTTTTATGTCATTCTTGGCCTCTTTCTAGGCGTATGGATCTATTTTTTGATCTTCAGTATTCCGGTACGGCGATTTGTGGTAATGTTAATTCAGTCAGTACAGTACATGTGCAGGCTGCTGTGGCGGTTTATCCAAATAGCGGTGGGCAGGCCAATTCTTTGGCTGTGGCGTCTCATTAAGGGTACGCTGCGGCTGATCGGCCGGGTTCTTCTGTATATTTTTAAGCTGCTGCTGCGTCTAACTAAGCCAATCTGGGTACTTCCTGTAAGGTGGGTCTCTCCGCATTTGCACCGGTTGTCACACAGCACCCGGGTCAGGCGGATCACCGAATGGATCTCAGGGTGGCGGCAGCGCTGA
- a CDS encoding septum formation initiator family protein — MNRFAAEEKKSNQNASAAGAKRRRFIWIFVMAVFFGWAGFTFFAQSAAIADKSAQLARKQEANDSVTASLNQLKYEVQRLNNDEYVGQLARKWYNMYPAGESPIRTEPSGQ, encoded by the coding sequence ATGAACAGATTCGCTGCGGAAGAGAAGAAGAGTAACCAGAATGCTTCGGCCGCAGGCGCGAAGAGAAGAAGGTTTATTTGGATTTTTGTTATGGCCGTATTCTTCGGCTGGGCCGGCTTCACCTTCTTTGCCCAGAGCGCAGCGATTGCCGACAAGAGCGCACAGCTCGCCCGTAAGCAAGAGGCGAACGACAGTGTGACCGCCTCGCTGAATCAGCTCAAATATGAAGTCCAGCGCCTGAACAACGATGAGTATGTCGGACAATTAGCGCGTAAATGGTACAATATGTATCCTGCAGGTGAATCACCTATCCGTACAGAGCCATCCGGGCAATAA
- a CDS encoding polysaccharide biosynthesis protein, whose protein sequence is MTPNPQGSKLLQGAFILSAAAIFSKLIGTLQKIPLQNLGGDAAFGIYNTVYPLYTILVTVAMLGLPAAISRSVAEASAAQDEQKGRRVLLLSAGITAVSGLVLGVLVYAGAPLIAVWVGSPHIIPALRSSAWGLAVVPVMAALRGYFQGLHNMVPTAVSQVAEQSVRVAVMIALLLYLTSAGADAAGIAAGALLGPAGGGLAGLGVMLLYWRSHRRRSVQAGWPEARLKPCAAPASARSGQGVSARQLLAYGLPVMLGALAVPLIGLVDVFTVPRLLAGSGHSGTEAMAQFGIYNRGLPLVQIVTMLATSLSVVFIPALAEAKYKGDEALIRTRITLSLRWFWLLGLAASVGLAVLAEPVNTALYGDAAGSGAMAWLAFTAAGGTVSIISAALLQGLGAVRAPALSLLAAAVLKAALNLLLVPQQGITGAAVAGVAAHLFAAALNVLLLRRQGYLRLRAADALVKPAALLAGLGLAAAAVSLGAGRAADAAGFGGGRAAALAQSLLGVLAGCAVFALGAVALRLLSESELRQLPGFGPRLADKLKKLRLFP, encoded by the coding sequence ATGACACCGAATCCGCAAGGCTCGAAGCTGCTGCAAGGCGCATTCATTCTGAGCGCCGCAGCGATATTCTCCAAACTCATCGGCACTCTGCAGAAGATTCCGCTGCAGAATCTGGGCGGTGACGCCGCCTTTGGTATCTACAACACAGTCTACCCGCTGTACACCATTCTGGTTACGGTCGCAATGCTGGGCCTGCCTGCCGCCATCTCCCGGTCCGTGGCCGAGGCTTCGGCGGCGCAGGATGAGCAGAAGGGACGGCGGGTCCTGCTGCTGTCCGCCGGAATTACAGCGGTCAGCGGCCTGGTGCTTGGCGTTCTGGTCTATGCCGGGGCGCCGCTGATCGCGGTATGGGTCGGCAGCCCCCATATTATTCCCGCCCTGCGCAGCAGCGCCTGGGGGCTCGCGGTGGTGCCGGTGATGGCGGCGCTGCGCGGGTATTTCCAGGGGCTGCACAACATGGTGCCCACTGCCGTGTCGCAGGTGGCCGAGCAGTCGGTGCGGGTGGCGGTGATGATCGCGCTGCTACTGTATCTGACCTCGGCCGGAGCAGACGCGGCCGGCATTGCCGCCGGAGCCCTGCTCGGCCCGGCCGGCGGCGGGCTGGCCGGCCTTGGCGTGATGCTGCTGTACTGGCGCAGCCACCGCCGCCGCAGCGTGCAGGCCGGATGGCCGGAGGCTCGGCTGAAGCCCTGTGCCGCTCCGGCATCAGCCCGCAGCGGTCAGGGCGTCTCTGCCCGCCAGCTGCTGGCCTACGGGCTGCCGGTGATGCTGGGCGCGCTGGCCGTTCCGCTGATCGGCCTGGTGGATGTGTTCACCGTTCCCCGCCTGCTGGCGGGAAGCGGCCACAGCGGGACGGAGGCGATGGCCCAGTTCGGCATCTACAACCGCGGCCTGCCGCTCGTGCAGATCGTCACGATGCTGGCGACCTCGCTGTCGGTGGTGTTCATCCCCGCCCTGGCCGAAGCAAAATACAAGGGCGATGAGGCGCTGATCCGCACGCGCATTACGCTGTCGCTGCGCTGGTTCTGGCTCCTGGGCTTAGCCGCGTCTGTCGGCCTGGCCGTGCTTGCCGAGCCGGTGAATACGGCTCTGTACGGGGACGCCGCCGGCAGCGGCGCGATGGCCTGGCTGGCCTTCACCGCCGCCGGCGGGACGGTCAGCATCATCTCGGCCGCGCTGCTGCAAGGCCTGGGCGCCGTGCGCGCGCCGGCGCTGAGCCTCCTGGCCGCCGCTGTGCTGAAGGCGGCCCTGAACCTGCTGCTGGTTCCGCAGCAGGGCATTACCGGGGCGGCCGTCGCCGGCGTGGCCGCCCATCTGTTCGCAGCAGCGCTGAACGTGCTGCTGCTCCGCCGCCAGGGCTATCTGCGGCTGCGCGCAGCAGATGCCCTGGTGAAGCCCGCGGCGCTGCTCGCGGGCCTGGGGCTGGCGGCCGCAGCCGTGAGCCTCGGCGCAGGCCGGGCGGCAGACGCCGCCGGCTTCGGCGGCGGGCGGGCCGCGGCGCTGGCGCAGAGCCTGCTCGGCGTGCTCGCAGGCTGCGCGGTCTTCGCGCTGGGCGCAGTGGCGCTGCGGCTGCTCAGCGAGAGCGAGCTGCGCCAGCTGCCGGGCTTCGGCCCGCGCCTGGCGGACAAGCTGAAGAAGCTGCGCCTGTTCCCTTAA
- a CDS encoding peptidylprolyl isomerase produces the protein MSLNKKSWKVLAVALTAALSFSMLAACSNKNSDTAVATYKGGTITEKEFNVDTRVMKFLSPEQAQYLEIDMFKESILKQEVAFEYLAGQAKDEAKKAAEKEVDTQIANIKTTLGDNYKKALKEQDLSESDLRAYMQRVLTVYQDMLLKVTDEQVKKQYEDTKADYTVATLRHVLIGLTDSAGKERSDADALKRAQEVKAKLDGGADFAAVVKEYTDDTATKETGGEYKDKPLVNYVAEFKAAAQTLPLNTISDPVKSSFGYHIIKVEDRKDTTFETLTPEQLQTVKNSAASAALENFLEKDLDSLEIKINLPKSSPAAGQPEASATPAAGKDEPAATEAPAATPAATEAAK, from the coding sequence ATGTCGTTAAATAAAAAATCCTGGAAGGTACTGGCGGTCGCGCTGACCGCAGCCCTGTCCTTCTCCATGCTTGCTGCCTGCAGCAACAAGAATAGCGATACTGCAGTGGCGACCTATAAGGGCGGCACGATTACCGAGAAGGAATTCAACGTGGACACGCGTGTAATGAAGTTCCTCTCACCCGAGCAGGCCCAGTACTTAGAGATTGATATGTTCAAGGAATCGATTCTGAAGCAGGAGGTTGCCTTTGAATACCTGGCCGGACAAGCCAAGGATGAGGCGAAGAAGGCAGCCGAGAAGGAAGTCGATACCCAGATTGCCAATATCAAGACTACGCTGGGCGATAACTATAAGAAAGCGCTGAAGGAACAGGATCTGAGCGAATCCGACCTGCGCGCCTATATGCAGCGCGTGCTTACCGTATATCAGGACATGCTGCTGAAGGTAACGGACGAGCAGGTGAAGAAGCAGTATGAAGACACCAAGGCGGACTATACTGTGGCTACACTGCGCCACGTCCTGATCGGCCTGACGGACAGCGCCGGCAAGGAGCGGTCCGATGCCGATGCGCTGAAGCGCGCCCAGGAAGTGAAGGCGAAGCTGGACGGCGGGGCAGATTTTGCCGCTGTGGTGAAGGAATACACCGATGATACCGCTACGAAGGAGACGGGCGGCGAATACAAGGACAAGCCTCTCGTAAATTATGTAGCAGAATTCAAAGCTGCGGCTCAGACCCTGCCGCTGAATACGATCAGTGATCCGGTCAAGAGCAGCTTCGGATATCACATTATCAAAGTGGAGGACCGCAAGGATACTACCTTCGAGACGCTGACGCCGGAGCAGCTTCAGACGGTGAAGAATTCAGCGGCTTCCGCTGCCCTGGAGAACTTCCTGGAGAAGGATCTGGACAGCCTGGAGATCAAAATCAATCTGCCGAAGAGCTCTCCTGCTGCCGGCCAGCCGGAAGCCAGCGCTACGCCGGCTGCAGGCAAGGATGAACCGGCCGCAACCGAAGCGCCTGCGGCAACACCTGCTGCCACCGAAGCAGCCAAATAA
- a CDS encoding RNA-binding S4 domain-containing protein, translating into MRLDKFLKVSRLIKRRTVAKDVSEQGRVLINGRESKPSSTVKIGDEITVQFGQKLVTVKVEKLVETTRKDEAAGMYTLLREEPVAKSTGLDW; encoded by the coding sequence ATGCGTCTGGACAAGTTCCTGAAGGTGTCCCGGCTGATCAAGCGCCGCACGGTGGCCAAGGATGTGTCCGAACAGGGCCGGGTGCTGATCAACGGGCGCGAATCAAAACCGAGCAGCACGGTGAAGATCGGTGACGAGATCACGGTGCAGTTCGGCCAGAAGCTGGTAACCGTCAAGGTGGAGAAGCTGGTGGAGACGACCCGTAAGGACGAAGCCGCCGGAATGTACACACTGCTCCGCGAAGAACCGGTAGCTAAGAGCACCGGGCTTGACTGGTAG